The Camelina sativa cultivar DH55 chromosome 14, Cs, whole genome shotgun sequence genome includes a window with the following:
- the LOC104743115 gene encoding uncharacterized protein LOC104743115 — MTEYWLGSDENAAEVVLCNIRVKKDVDDQFQLQTTETNNNIVEHPPLDNNTVSNALVTGDGGEGYDTETGQQTMDADDYNFMFDTELLDFIDQQQPLMLPQDSIPPLGGQDLRSTKDQMEEYAKELENILDKDEEDDDDDMVKQQQQYPHIPLPMESQDLRSTVDQHMDEYAKELENILDKDEDDEYDRVTQQQQHPHIPLPLQVQDSGNPLVITEDECVGRQDILNLDQHMEDYAEELENLLDKDEEEEDVDSASQQQHPHIPLPPQVQDSGNPLVIMEDECVDQDIMFNLESVTQQQEQEKIVDTLGEMDCARYEMQGYLYFQDSYLAGIQEMSPWDNMLTNTNPFGLVFNTHGYEMQEPPVTNGVNKKSLGCVANCAMQEQRRKRRKQC, encoded by the exons ATGACGGAGTATTGGCTAGGGAGTGATGAGAACGCTGCTGAAGTTGTCTTGTGTAATATCCGTGTGAAGAAAGACGTGGATGACCAATTTCAGTTACAGACTACTGAGACCAATAACAACATCGTTGAACATCCACCACTAGACAACAATACGGTCTCAAACGCTCTTGTCACCGGAGATGGAGGAGAGGGGTATGATACGGAGACTGGACAACAAACCATGGACGCTGATGATTATAATTTCATGTTTGATACTGAGCTCCTTGACTTCATTGATCAACAACAACCACTGATGCTTCCTCAAGACTCAATCCCTCCTCTTGGAGGTCAAGATTTAAGATCCACAAAGGACCAAATGGAGGAATATGCGAAAGAGCTGGAAAATATACTGGataaagacgaagaagatgatgatgatgatatggttaaacaacaacaacagtatcCACATATTCCTCTTCCTATGGAAA GTCAAGATTTAAGATCTACAGTGGATCAACACATGGACGAATATGCGAAAGAGCTGGAAAATATACTGGAtaaagacgaagatgatgagtATGATAGggtcacacaacaacaacaacatccacatattcctcttcctcttcaagttcaagaTTCAGGGAACCCGCTGGTAATCACGGAAGATGAATGTGTTGGCCGCCAAGATATCTTAAACCTTGATCAACACATGGAGGACTATGCGGAAGAGCTGGAAAATCTATTGGataaagacgaagaagaagaagatgttgatagTGCCAGTCAACAACAACACCCACATATTCCTCTCCCTCCTCAAGTTCAAGATTCAGGGAATCCGCTGGTAATCATGGAAGATGAATGTGTTGACCAAGATATAATGTTTAACCTGGAAAGCGTCactcaacaacaagaacaagagaagaTCGTTGATACTTTAGGTGAGATGGATTGCGCAAGATATGAGATGCAGGGCTACCTCTACTTTCAAGATTCATATTTAGCAGGAATTCAAGAGATGTCTCCATGGGACAACATGCTGACCAACACCAATCCTTTTGGGCTAGTATTCAATACTCATGGATACGAGATGCAAGAGCCACCTGTCACGAATGGAGTCAATAAAAAATCGTTGGGCTGTGTTGCAAATTGTGCAATGCAAGAGcagaggagaaaaagaagaaagcaatgTTGA
- the LOC104743117 gene encoding NAC domain-containing protein 6-like gives MADPRDLKFFPSDMTLADHYLRRRIDTDKEGFIKDIKLYEDHPWLLPHVNNNLFNEKEFFYNVKRTLKARKTPNRKVLGRGGITIGTWKSNGSKEDIVDRNKVVIGHKTELSYYKHGDLTATGWCMTEYWLASKNIEFQETVLCYIRGKKKQVKNVSSYASSNRVSAPREDMITMVDPSHLKFFPTDLKLVEHYLCNRLITGKDGFITDIKLYEDEPWRLPHVKNDQFIDRGWFYFC, from the coding sequence ATGGCAGATCCCAGGGACCTCAAGTTCTTTCCATCAGACATGACGTTGGCGGACCATTATCTACGCAGGAGAATAGATACAGACAAGGAAGGTTTTATAAAAGACATCAAACTTTACGAAGACCATCCATGGCTTCTTCCGCACGTCAACAACAATCTGTTCAATGAGAAGGAGTTTTTCTACAATGTAAAGAGGACACTCAAAGCTCGTAAAACACCTAATCGTAAGGTGCTGGGGCGAGGAGGCATCACCATAGGGACTTGGAAGAGCAACGGCAGCAAGGAGGACATCGTCGACCGTAACAAGGTTGTGATCGGACACAAAACAGAACTCTCGTACTACAAACATGGAGACCTCACCGCCACCGGTTGGTGTATGACAGAGTATTGGCTAGCGAGTAAGAATATTGAGTTTCAAGAAACTGTCTTATGTTATATCcgtgggaagaagaagcaagtcaAAAACGTGTCCTCGTACGCGAGTAGTAATAGGGTTTCCGCACCTCGTGAAGACATGATTACTATGGTAGATCCTAGCCATCTCAAGTTCTTTCCAACGGACTTGAAGCTGGTGGAGCATTATCTATGCAACAGATTAATCACGGGCAAAGACGGCTTCATTACAGATATAAAACTTTACGAAGACGAACCATGGCGTCTTCCGCACGTCAAAAACGATCAGTTCATTGATAGGGGCTGGTTCTACTTTTGTTGA
- the LOC104738737 gene encoding ATP-dependent Clp protease proteolytic subunit 5, chloroplastic, translating to MAHACVSTSASSLRFTAGFVSASPNGSSFDSPKLSLPFEPLRSRKTKKLVSDRKNSTPKAVYSGNLWTPETPSPQGVWSMRDDLQVPSSPYFPVYAQGQGPPPMVQERFQSIISQLFQYRIIRCGGAVDDDMANIIVAQLLYLDAVDPTKDIVMYVNSPGGSVTAGMAIFDTMRHIRPDVSTVCVGLAASMGAFLLSAGTKGKRYSLPNSRIMIHQPLGGAQGGQTDIDIQANEMLHHKANLNGYLAYHTGQSLEKINQDTDRDFFMSAKEAKEYGLIDGVIMNPLKALQPLAAA from the exons atggctCATGCTTGCGTCTCTACATCGGCTTCTTCTCTCAGATTTACAGCTGGATTCGTCTCCGCTAGTCCCAATGGCTCCTCTTTCGATTCTCCCAAGCTTTCTCTCCCTTTCGAGCCCCTTCGTTCAAG gaagacgaagaagttaGTTAGCGATAGGAAGAATTCAACTCCGAAAGCTGTATATTCCGGTAATCTCTGGACACCGGAGACTCCCTCTCCTCAAGGAGTTTGGTCCATGAG AGATGATTTACAAGTTCCTTCGTCACCGTATTTTCCTGTGTATGCTCAAGGACAAGGACCACCTCCTATGGTGCAAGAGCGTTTCCAGAGTATCATTAGTCAGCTCTTCCAATAT AGGATTATTCGCTGTGGTGGTGCTGTGGATGATGATATGGCAAACATTATTGTAGCTCAGCTTCTGTACCTTGATGCTGTTGATCCTACTAAG GATATTGTCATGTATGTTAATTCTCCTGGTGGATCAGTTACAGCTG GAATGGCTATCTTCGATACTATGAGGCATATCCGGCCTGATGTCTCCACTGTTTGTGTCGGTCTAGCTGCTAG TATGGGAGCTTTTCTGCTGAGTGCTGGAACCAAAG GGAAAAGATACAGTCTACCAAACTCAAGGATAATGATCCATCAGCCGCTTGGTGGAGCTCAAGGTGGCCAAACCGACATCGACATTCAG GCAAATGAGATGCTGCATCACAAGGCGAACCTAAACGGATATCTCGCGTATCACACTGGTCAAAGCCTGGAGAAGATAAACCAGGACACAGACCGTGATTTCTTCATGAGTGCTAAGGAAGCAAAAGAGTATGGACTTATCGATGGTGTTATCATGAATCCTCTTAAAGCTCTCCAGCCACTTGCAGCTGCTTAA
- the LOC104738738 gene encoding uncharacterized protein LOC104738738 codes for MEHEETQKNQRSSCSLLRPFQMISISLLSLLVPLSFLFLSRLSLSSFSAPVTVSGVFSLLHQVDVGVLYTILSLIIVSTLIHNLSGKPECSVLHAHLYICWIVLFIVQACVAFGIEATMSTTMSINTDTSFSLASQERWVLVRVMFFLGLHEVMLMWFRVVVKPVVDDTVFGVYVEDERWSERAVVAVTFGTMWWWRLRDEVESLVVVAEVKRNLLIRLGGLDFVNWWMYYICVGIGLVKIFKGFLFFVNMLILTIRRSRKGCVSFVVVDMCNDNNV; via the coding sequence ATGGAACATGAAGAAACACAGAAGAACCAGAGAAGCAGCTGCTCACTGCTTCGACCATTTCAAATGATCTCTATTAGCCTTCTTAGTCTCCTCGtccctctctctttcctcttcctttcacgtctctctctctcctctttctcagcTCCAGTCACCGTCTCCGGCGTATTCTCCCTTCTTCACCAGGTCGATGTCGGAGTCTTATACACAATCTTATCTCTTATCATCGTCTCCACTTTAATCCACAATCTCTCCGGAAAACCAGAGTGCTCTGTTCTCCATGCCCATCTATACATTTGCTGGATCGTTCTCTTCATCGTCCAAGCTTGTGTTGCCTTTGGAATAGAAGCAACCATGAGCACGACCATGTCTATAAATACAGACACAAGCTTTTCTCTTGCTTCTCAAGAAAGGTGGGTTTTGGTTAGGGTTATGTTCTTTTTGGGCCTACACGAAGTGATGCTGATGTGGTTCAGAGTCGTGGTTAAGCCGGTGGTTGACGACACTGTTTTCGGGGTTTACGTGGAGGATGAGAGATGGTCGGAGAGAGCCGTCGTGGCGGTGACTTTTGGTACAATGTGGTGGTGGAGGCTAAGAGATGAGGTTGAAAGTTTGGTGGTCGTTGCAGAGGTTAAACGAAACCTTCTGATTCGTTTGGGAGGTCTCGATTTTGTAAACTGGTGGATGTATTACATCTGTGTTGGAATTGGTTTGGTTAAGATCTTCaaagggtttttgttttttgtcaatatgttaattttgacCATCAGGAGGTCGAGAAAAGGCTGTGTAtcgtttgttgttgttgatatgtGTAATGATAATAATGTGTAA
- the LOC104738739 gene encoding histone-lysine N-methyltransferase MEDEA-like, which translates to MEKESHEGGDEDLPPEINQIREQIEKKRFMHINDSFELICKRSVNAHAFHHQNLASKRSEAENNNGGRDNNLLLSRMLEPLHHFSGYWNYDCKYDERYVLDEDITLHSVKLPVIEQLPRSVTWVFTNSSQLMAENDSVFGKRQFYYVDGEAVELSSEEDEEHEAEDDEEETKKEIFIFSEDVDLFIWTIGQQYGFDDQDVLSALAKFLEVEVSDISERYNELKLKNDGNVEETSDLLSKGIVITFQDAAYRRFCRRCLIFDCHMHEKYQPGIKSGQGISNLSENEDDNGQCYEHCYLMVEANDHVVDNDNSTSNERGKNMVSYNNTMTMWTSEEKDLYLKGVEVFGRNSCLIAFNLLRGYKTCQEVYKYMSEQDQSTMLLDHYRPTKKNKQVNKKVSRRSTRFVRKKVRQRKYARCPPALKKTANGEAKLYKQYTPCSCESTCGDQCICLTNENCCEKYCGCPKDCNNRFGGCRCAIGQCVNRQCPCFAASRECDPDLCRNCSFGCGDETLEQMQCKNMQFLLSRNKKILLARSDVQGWGAFTRHSLKKNEFLGEYTGELITHDEANERGRLEDRTGSSYLFTLNDQLEIDARRKGNKFKFLNHSAKPNCYAKLMIVRGDQRIGIYAEKAIEEGEELFFDYCYGPEHADWSRGRNPKKTGVSKRSKDIRSSSRT; encoded by the exons ATGGAGAAG GAAAGCCATGAAGGTGGTGATGAGGATTTGCCACCCGAGATAAATCAGATCAGAGAGCAAATCGAAAAGAAGAGATTTATGCATATCAAT GATTCATTCGAGCTGATATGCAAACGGAGTGTGAATGCTCATGCTTTCCACCATCAAAACCTTGCCTCAAAACGGTCCGAAGCAGAGAATAATAATGGAGGAAGAGATAACAATCTGCTTCTTTCGAGAATGCTAGAACCACTTCATCATTTCAGTGGCTATTGGAATTATGATTGCAAATATGACGAGCGTTATGTTCTTGATGAAGATATTACATTACACAGTGTCAAGCTTCCAGTTATTGAGCAGCTACCACGATCCGTAACATGGGTCTTCACGAATAG TAGCCAGCTGATGGCTGAGAATGATTCTGTGTTTGGTAAGAGACAATTCTACTACGTGGATGGTGAGGCAGTAGAATTGAGCAGcgaggaagacgaagaacatgaagcagaagatgatgaggaagaaaccaagaaagaaatattcatattttcCGAGGATGTAGACCTGTTCATATG GACGATTGGGCAGCAATATGGTTTCGATGATCAGGACGTGCTGAGTGCTCTCGCCAAGTTTCTTGAAGTGGAAGTTTCCGATATATCG GAAAGATACAATGAGCTCAAGCTTAAGAATGATGGAAATGTTGAAGAGACTTCTGATTTGCTTTCCAAAGGAATTGTTATTACTTTTCAGGATGCTGCTTATAGGCGTTTCTGCCGTCGTTGCTTG ATATTTGATTGTCATATGCATGAGAAGTATCAGCCTGGGATTAAATCT GGACAAGGTATATCTAATTTGTCCGAGAATGAAGATGATAATGGACAATGCTATGAGCATTGTTACCTCATG gTAGAAGCTAATGATCATGTGGTGGATAATGATAATTCTACATCAAACGAGAGAGGGAAGAATATGGTCTCATATAACAACACA ATGACTATGTGGACGTCTGAGGAGAAGGATCTTTACTTGAAAGGAGTTGAAGTCTTTGGGAGAAACag TTGTCTTATTGCATTTAACTTACTTCGGGGGTATAAAACGTGCCAAGAGGTTTACAAATACATGAGTGAACAAGATCAATCTACTATGTTACTAGATCATTACagacctacaaaaaaaaacaagcag GTTAACAAAAAAGTATCTCGAAGAAGTACTAGGTTTGTCCGCAAAAAGGTCAGACAACGAAAATATGCTCGTTGTCCACCTGCTTTGAAAAAAACAGCCAATGGAGAAGCTAAGTTATATAAGCAGTACACACCATGCAGTTGCGAGTCAACATGTGGAGATCAATGCATTTGTTTAACTAATGAAAATTGTTGCGAAAAATATTGCGG GTGCCCGAAGGATTGTAACAATCGTTTTGGAGGATGTCGTTGTGCAATCGGTCAATGCGTAAACCGACAATGTCCTTGCTTCGCTGCTAGTCGTGAATGTGATCCAGATCTTTGTCGGAATTGTTCGTTTGG CTGTGGAGATGAGACATTAGagcaaatgcaatgcaagaaCATGCAATTCCTTCTTAGCAGAAACAAGAAG ATTCTCCTTGCAAGGTCTGATGTTCAAGGATGGGGTGCATTTACACGG CACTCACTTAAAAAGAATGAGTTTCTCGGAGAATATACGGGCGAACTTATCACTCATGATGAAGCAAATGAGCGTGGGAGACTAGAAGATCGGACTGGTTCGTCCTACCTCTTTACCTTGAATGATCAG CTCGAAATCGATGCTCGCCGTAAAGGTAACAAGTTTAAATTTCTCAATCACTCAGCAAAACCTAACTGCTACGCCAAG